In Pseudobdellovibrionaceae bacterium, the following proteins share a genomic window:
- the cysS gene encoding cysteine--tRNA ligase, with translation MSLIIHNTLTNQRETFVPHTPGQVKMYCCGPTVYDYLHVGNFRGAVFYNFVRNWLEQLGYQVTFAYNFTDIDDKIINRAKQEGTTPEQIVETYIQAFWDDFKSLKLRPHDINPRVTESLDAIFDVIQGLIRNDKAYVVDGEVFYAVTSFKDYGKLSNRKLDDLESGHRIEADPKKQNPLDFTLWKPAKEGEISWSSPWGEGRPGWHIECTAMIFKHLGESIDIHGGGLDLVFPHHENEIAQAEGCTHKPYAKYWIHNNMFTFDGAKMSKSLGNIRTMKSFLEEYPGEVFKFLTLSSHYRSQTEFSQKTIVNSITGLCRIYEALKSAAIFVNSNKGGQSGEESQKFITSLEHTRQSITESFNDDFNTAKAVASIFELVRTYNSACPAGSKMTPEKVQISKDFIGFIHEMGTLLSLFQEPAEEFLKNMDLILAQKLKLDVHEIQDLLTKRVELKKAKNFTEADKLRDDLNQKGILIRDGVDGSTWEINKQMFLELYNKL, from the coding sequence ATCTGCATGTGGGAAATTTTAGAGGGGCCGTGTTTTATAACTTCGTTAGAAACTGGCTGGAGCAACTGGGCTATCAGGTCACCTTTGCTTATAACTTCACTGACATTGATGACAAAATCATCAATCGAGCCAAACAAGAAGGTACAACACCTGAACAGATCGTAGAAACTTACATTCAAGCCTTTTGGGACGACTTTAAAAGTTTAAAGTTACGCCCTCACGATATCAATCCTCGCGTGACAGAAAGTTTGGATGCCATCTTTGATGTGATCCAAGGTCTTATCCGTAACGACAAGGCTTATGTTGTCGACGGAGAGGTCTTTTATGCCGTCACAAGCTTTAAAGATTACGGCAAACTGAGCAATCGTAAACTTGATGACCTAGAATCAGGCCACCGCATTGAAGCCGATCCCAAAAAACAAAACCCCTTAGACTTCACCTTGTGGAAGCCCGCCAAAGAGGGCGAAATCTCTTGGTCCTCACCTTGGGGAGAAGGTCGTCCTGGTTGGCACATTGAATGTACCGCTATGATTTTTAAACATTTAGGCGAAAGCATCGACATTCATGGAGGCGGGTTAGACCTTGTGTTCCCTCATCACGAAAATGAAATCGCACAGGCAGAGGGCTGTACACATAAACCTTATGCCAAATATTGGATTCACAATAATATGTTTACCTTTGATGGGGCAAAGATGTCTAAATCCTTAGGCAATATCCGCACCATGAAAAGTTTTTTGGAAGAATACCCAGGAGAAGTTTTTAAATTCTTAACCCTCTCTTCGCATTATCGTTCCCAAACTGAATTTTCACAAAAGACCATCGTCAATAGCATTACGGGCTTGTGTCGTATTTACGAAGCCCTTAAGTCAGCCGCTATTTTTGTCAACTCAAATAAAGGGGGCCAAAGTGGCGAGGAGTCTCAAAAGTTCATTACATCTCTGGAGCACACCCGACAAAGTATCACTGAAAGTTTTAACGATGACTTTAACACTGCCAAAGCGGTCGCCTCTATTTTTGAGCTTGTAAGAACCTATAACAGTGCCTGCCCCGCAGGGTCCAAAATGACACCTGAAAAAGTGCAAATCTCTAAGGACTTTATAGGCTTTATTCACGAAATGGGAACTCTACTTAGTCTCTTTCAGGAGCCTGCAGAAGAGTTTCTAAAAAACATGGACCTTATTTTAGCGCAAAAACTTAAACTTGATGTGCACGAAATCCAAGATTTACTTACCAAACGTGTGGAACTTAAAAAAGCAAAGAACTTTACTGAAGCCGATAAATTGCGAGACGATTTAAATCAAAAAGGCATTCTGATCCGAGATGGTGTGGATGGCAGCACTTGGGAGATCAACAAACAGATGTTTCTAGAGCTTTATAATAAGTTATAA
- a CDS encoding alpha/beta hydrolase gives MKTRVGILFIICAFFLFAAAFVWQPLAFVDYKNYFVLTWFDGYRYKTLDDLGYFERDTCSGQQPCVCVFMVHGLGDQSYTWHKIMAMQTKLHVPSKMVAIDLPGAGASPPLQDAAGYQVRHLAKRLHEFVNQSCGDRKVVLVGNSFGGWITSWMVAQKPERYSQNILLNPAGLNLPYDHAVQGLVSPSPETVMETYRLSHAIGEKTQTLPWFVARHASERLRHFPVEAMIKAQLIGDQFIDGIVEKIKDKTRLVWGMQDEFLGMNHYQKYQSLIGAKGITELKDCAHVPQDHCSQNVFEVLNSLL, from the coding sequence ATGAAAACGCGTGTAGGAATCCTTTTTATTATTTGTGCCTTCTTTCTTTTTGCTGCGGCCTTTGTGTGGCAGCCGTTGGCTTTTGTGGATTATAAGAACTATTTTGTGCTGACGTGGTTTGATGGCTACAGATACAAAACCCTTGATGACCTAGGATATTTTGAAAGAGACACATGCTCAGGACAACAGCCTTGTGTGTGCGTCTTTATGGTTCATGGGCTTGGGGATCAGTCTTACACTTGGCACAAGATCATGGCGATGCAAACCAAGCTGCATGTGCCGTCAAAAATGGTAGCGATAGATTTACCAGGAGCAGGAGCCAGCCCGCCTCTTCAAGATGCGGCTGGATACCAAGTTCGTCACCTTGCCAAGCGGTTGCATGAATTTGTGAATCAATCTTGTGGCGACCGTAAGGTGGTGCTTGTGGGCAATAGTTTTGGTGGATGGATCACCTCTTGGATGGTGGCTCAAAAACCAGAACGTTATAGTCAAAATATTCTGTTAAATCCTGCGGGATTAAATTTACCTTATGACCATGCCGTACAAGGGTTAGTGTCTCCTTCGCCTGAAACAGTGATGGAGACCTATAGGCTTTCTCATGCTATTGGAGAAAAAACTCAGACCTTACCCTGGTTTGTCGCAAGGCACGCTTCTGAGCGTTTGCGCCACTTTCCTGTAGAGGCCATGATCAAAGCCCAACTGATCGGGGATCAGTTCATTGATGGCATTGTAGAAAAAATCAAAGACAAGACACGTTTAGTCTGGGGCATGCAGGACGAATTTTTGGGGATGAATCATTATCAAAAGTACCAATCCCTGATAGGTGCTAAAGGCATTACGGAACTTAAAGACTGCGCCCATGTTCCTCAAGATCATTGTTCACAAAATGTTTTTGAAGTGTTGAACTCGTTATTATAA
- a CDS encoding penicillin acylase family protein, translating into MIKKLLVLSLWVSGCALGPKDTSLEHRRAQFQNTRLNTQQPVDVVWNSYGVPRVAAQTDADLFYTVGVLQMHLRRSQLEFLRMISQGRVSEMLGGSTKNIDYFLRALNFPKIAQKNWEHVSEETKNALEQMARGMNDYVEQNPQRAIDLKLSGIAPTSWTASDLATIHKFISIDVNWIMFAQVLNFAQRPYYQKLWDSWRGEDSFIQLLLQDLKSKSSSAAVVPSKSLGSEEMDSSPPFDFKNKTQATQSSGVDQDRLLLQTLTEAYTRSGSNAFAVGKSKTGDAAILSNDPHLGIMIPNMWLFMVLESPSFKTMGFMMPTFPLPAVGRNAHIAWGGTNMWGISSHLSEVSEDDLKTATHREEHIKVRWGRDQKVTLREVKGLPIVTDVPLFSYPKALSLYWVGMEDSDEVLSFFKINQATNWKEFEQAFVTYAASGQNFVYADKKGNVGRLSAFRQLQLEQEFKIPLPESIKHKTFKNVTSLPQVYNPSSGFVVSANEALKHQGSLPISLFHAPNDRVSRMTQVLSQTPKVNLSQVREVQLDTFSPSAKDLTEVLLKVLEDQEEAILLHPVYKTLKEWNGYYEQESQGALVFEVLSARLMEAYWDKIKKHLQASPEAEKELYQFYTRSTKWREDLGKALAQDQEFVKAQAWLTHLNVTQVRLHEYQSWGNFHPLTLAHPMSRVPLIGKKFKFYEGPYSGGNETLMKSAHPLSATKAPVSYGAQARWMTDLSSEDENYFILLGGQDGWLSSPNTNDQTPLWLKGEYLQIPFNKEAFLRSGVRSDFGS; encoded by the coding sequence ATGATTAAAAAATTACTTGTGCTGTCTTTGTGGGTGTCAGGCTGCGCGCTTGGTCCGAAGGACACATCTTTAGAGCATAGAAGAGCGCAATTTCAAAATACGCGGCTCAATACACAGCAGCCTGTGGACGTAGTGTGGAACTCTTACGGTGTACCACGAGTGGCAGCCCAAACAGATGCGGATTTGTTTTACACAGTCGGTGTTTTGCAAATGCACTTGCGCCGCTCACAACTTGAGTTTTTAAGAATGATCTCGCAAGGCCGAGTCTCTGAAATGTTGGGTGGGTCCACCAAAAATATAGATTACTTTTTACGTGCACTTAACTTTCCCAAGATCGCTCAAAAAAATTGGGAGCATGTGTCTGAAGAGACTAAAAATGCTTTAGAACAAATGGCGCGAGGGATGAATGACTACGTGGAACAAAATCCACAAAGAGCCATAGACTTAAAATTATCAGGCATTGCACCTACTTCATGGACCGCCAGTGATCTCGCCACCATACATAAATTTATCTCTATTGATGTCAACTGGATCATGTTCGCGCAAGTGCTGAATTTTGCACAAAGGCCTTACTATCAAAAGCTCTGGGACTCTTGGAGAGGTGAAGACTCCTTCATCCAGTTGCTCTTGCAAGATTTAAAGTCCAAAAGTTCAAGCGCGGCAGTGGTCCCTTCAAAGTCTTTGGGTTCAGAAGAGATGGACTCATCGCCGCCTTTTGATTTCAAAAATAAAACTCAAGCCACTCAGTCTTCTGGTGTGGATCAAGATAGGCTCTTATTGCAAACTTTGACCGAGGCCTACACTCGATCAGGAAGTAACGCCTTTGCTGTAGGAAAATCAAAAACTGGAGATGCGGCCATTTTATCTAACGATCCTCATCTTGGGATCATGATTCCCAATATGTGGCTCTTTATGGTGCTTGAATCCCCGAGTTTTAAAACTATGGGATTTATGATGCCTACATTTCCTTTACCCGCAGTCGGTCGGAATGCTCACATCGCCTGGGGTGGAACCAATATGTGGGGGATCAGTTCACACTTAAGTGAAGTGTCTGAAGACGATTTAAAGACCGCCACCCACAGAGAAGAACATATTAAAGTGCGTTGGGGCCGAGATCAAAAGGTCACTCTTCGAGAGGTGAAGGGCCTACCCATTGTGACCGATGTTCCACTGTTTTCTTATCCCAAAGCTTTATCTTTGTACTGGGTAGGCATGGAAGATTCTGATGAAGTGCTGTCATTTTTTAAAATCAATCAAGCCACAAACTGGAAAGAGTTTGAGCAGGCCTTTGTCACTTACGCCGCTTCAGGGCAAAACTTTGTGTATGCCGATAAGAAGGGAAATGTAGGGCGACTGTCGGCGTTTAGGCAGTTGCAGTTAGAACAAGAATTTAAAATCCCATTACCTGAGTCTATAAAGCATAAAACATTTAAAAACGTCACAAGCTTGCCGCAGGTTTATAACCCTTCATCAGGCTTTGTGGTCAGTGCTAACGAGGCTCTTAAGCATCAAGGTTCGCTGCCCATATCTTTGTTTCACGCTCCGAATGACAGAGTGTCTCGGATGACTCAGGTGTTGTCACAAACACCTAAAGTGAATTTGTCCCAAGTGCGCGAGGTGCAGCTAGACACATTTTCCCCATCTGCAAAAGATCTAACGGAAGTGCTGTTAAAAGTACTAGAGGATCAAGAGGAAGCGATTTTACTTCACCCTGTGTATAAGACTCTTAAAGAGTGGAATGGCTACTATGAACAAGAATCTCAAGGAGCCTTAGTGTTTGAAGTTCTCAGCGCAAGGCTTATGGAGGCTTACTGGGATAAGATTAAAAAACATTTACAAGCTTCACCAGAAGCCGAGAAGGAGCTCTACCAATTTTATACTCGGTCTACAAAGTGGCGTGAAGATTTAGGTAAGGCTTTGGCTCAGGATCAGGAGTTTGTGAAGGCCCAAGCGTGGCTCACGCATTTAAATGTGACACAAGTTCGTTTGCATGAATATCAAAGCTGGGGAAACTTTCACCCTTTAACACTCGCGCATCCCATGAGTCGTGTTCCTCTGATTGGGAAAAAATTTAAATTTTATGAAGGCCCCTATAGTGGTGGGAATGAAACTTTGATGAAATCGGCCCACCCCCTTAGTGCAACCAAAGCTCCTGTCAGTTATGGTGCCCAGGCCAGATGGATGACGGATTTGTCTTCTGAAGACGAAAATTATTTTATCCTTTTAGGTGGGCAAGATGGTTGGCTGAGCAGTCCCAACACTAACGACCAAACACCTTTGTGGCTTAAGGGTGAGTATCTTCAAATCCCTTTTAACAAAGAGGCGTTTTTGAGATCGGGTGTGCGCTCTGACTTTGGGTCATAG